One segment of Panicum virgatum strain AP13 chromosome 3K, P.virgatum_v5, whole genome shotgun sequence DNA contains the following:
- the LOC120698577 gene encoding uncharacterized protein LOC120698577, with the protein MFFFFVGGVEQGAGRVLKEAAGRCLRCGGTADLVETEKALKLFFVPVWRWPGKDPAYLCRECGLLAPGSLGGEPGPSLLPRESRCGACSRAVDPQFRFCPFCGSAL; encoded by the coding sequence atgttcttcttcttcgtggGCGGCGTGGAGCAGGGCGCCGGGCGGGTGCtcaaggaggcggcggggcggtgcctgcggtgcggcggcacggcggaccTGGTGGAGACGGAGAAGGCGCTCAAGCTCTTCTTCGTCCCCGTCTGGCGGTGGCCCGGGAAGGACCCCGCCTACCTCTGCCGCGAGTGCGGCCTCCTCGCGCCGGGGTCCCTCGGCGGCGAGCCGGGCCCGTCGCTGCTGCCCCGGGAGTCCCGCTGCGGCGCGTGCAGCCGCGCCGTCGACCCGCAGTTCCGGTTCTGCCCCTTCTGCGGATCCGCGCTCTGA